The following proteins are co-located in the Siansivirga zeaxanthinifaciens CC-SAMT-1 genome:
- a CDS encoding MutS-related protein encodes MNNPITYYKKHSEIYQTEAQKLHKQTALLSILRLFVFVTTGFAIYATFASWQVAVFIGMLGTAIFLFLLSKYNATKAKRDFNKALVDINDDEIKIASGDFYNRDAGIEYQDPKHFYSLDIDLFGRGSFYQFINRTTSAEGALKLANALKANDIYNIEARQEAIKELSEKPEWRQHYQATSSLVHIETPAKQIISWVVTHKPFLPKAMRWIPMVFSIISVFLMIGVYFETIAPSFVGYWLVIGLGLTGLYLKKINVLAFNSDKLKDTFRQYASLLQLIEKETFTSELLKEKQKKIQQEGEKASAIFKAFSNHLDALDNRNNLISAIFGNGLFLTDLRNSYKIELWIAAHANKVADWFDVVSFFDAYNSLSNFVFNKPEFVFPEIKNEGAIITAEALGHPLLKTEKRVNSDVTINNEQFLIVTGANMAGKSTFLRTISLHIVMANMGLPVCAKSSKYKPIRLITSMRTTDSLTDDSSYFFSELTRLKYIVDTIKEAPYFIVLDEILKGINSTDKAIGSRKFVEKLVASKATGIIATHDLSLCEIETELEQVKNYYFDAEIVNDELYFDYTLKQGVCKNMNASFLLKKMEIV; translated from the coding sequence ATGAATAACCCAATTACATACTATAAAAAGCATTCAGAGATTTATCAAACCGAAGCACAAAAGCTTCATAAGCAAACAGCGCTTTTAAGCATTTTAAGACTATTTGTTTTTGTAACTACTGGTTTTGCAATTTATGCAACCTTCGCTTCTTGGCAGGTGGCTGTTTTTATTGGTATGCTAGGAACGGCTATATTTTTGTTTTTGCTTTCAAAATACAATGCAACAAAAGCAAAAAGAGATTTTAATAAAGCTCTTGTAGACATTAACGATGATGAAATTAAAATAGCTTCGGGAGATTTTTACAATCGTGATGCAGGTATAGAATATCAAGATCCGAAACATTTTTACAGTTTAGATATCGATTTATTTGGACGCGGATCTTTTTATCAGTTTATAAATAGAACAACCAGTGCCGAAGGCGCTTTAAAACTGGCAAATGCTTTAAAGGCGAATGATATTTATAATATTGAAGCTAGACAAGAAGCAATTAAAGAATTAAGTGAAAAACCAGAATGGCGACAACACTATCAGGCTACATCTAGCTTGGTGCATATAGAAACACCTGCAAAACAAATTATTAGTTGGGTTGTAACCCACAAACCCTTTTTACCAAAGGCCATGCGATGGATTCCTATGGTGTTTTCTATCATATCTGTTTTTTTAATGATTGGTGTTTATTTTGAAACCATAGCACCGTCGTTTGTTGGGTATTGGTTGGTTATAGGGTTGGGTCTTACGGGCTTATATCTTAAAAAAATAAATGTATTAGCTTTCAATTCAGATAAACTAAAAGACACCTTTAGGCAGTATGCATCCTTGTTGCAATTAATTGAAAAAGAAACTTTTACTTCCGAGTTGTTGAAAGAAAAGCAAAAGAAAATTCAACAGGAAGGCGAGAAAGCTTCGGCGATTTTTAAAGCGTTTTCAAATCATTTGGATGCTCTAGACAATCGAAATAATTTAATATCGGCCATTTTTGGAAACGGCTTATTTCTAACAGATTTAAGAAACAGTTATAAAATTGAATTATGGATTGCAGCACATGCCAATAAAGTAGCCGATTGGTTTGACGTGGTTTCGTTTTTTGATGCTTATAATTCATTATCAAATTTCGTATTTAACAAACCCGAATTTGTATTTCCTGAAATTAAAAATGAAGGAGCCATTATTACAGCTGAAGCTTTGGGGCACCCGCTACTAAAAACTGAAAAACGCGTGAATAGCGATGTAACTATTAACAATGAACAGTTTTTAATTGTAACCGGTGCAAATATGGCTGGTAAAAGTACCTTTTTAAGAACCATATCCTTACATATTGTTATGGCTAACATGGGGCTTCCCGTTTGTGCGAAGTCTAGTAAATATAAGCCTATAAGGTTAATTACCAGTATGCGAACTACCGATTCGTTAACCGATGATAGTTCGTATTTCTTTTCCGAATTAACCCGCCTAAAATACATTGTAGACACCATAAAAGAAGCGCCTTATTTTATTGTTTTAGATGAAATTTTAAAAGGCATAAATAGCACCGATAAAGCTATTGGCTCTCGCAAGTTTGTCGAAAAATTAGTAGCTTCAAAAGCCACGGGCATTATTGCTACCCACGATTTAAGTCTTTGTGAAATTGAAACCGAATTAGAACAAGTTAAAAACTATTATTTTGATGCCGAAATTGTTAATGACGAACTTTATTTTGATTATACACTAAAACAAGGTGTTTGTAAAAATATGAATGCCTCCTTCCTGCTTAAAAAAATGGAAATTGTATAA
- a CDS encoding zinc metallopeptidase, with product MIGYYILLGGIALISWLVSSTLKRKFEKYSKIHLRNGMSGKEIAEKMLSDNGIYDVEVISTPGRLTDHYNPKNKTVNLSEAVYNERNAAAAAVAAHECGHAVQHARAYEWLTMRSALVPIVSVTSGMSQWVIIGGLMLGAAAGLGLGYWVAVAGLVMMGFATLFSFITLPVEYDASNRALAWLKSKNMVTPDEYKGSEDALKWAARTYLVAAIGALANLVYWGFRVFAGGRD from the coding sequence ATGATTGGATATTATATATTATTAGGTGGTATAGCTTTAATAAGCTGGTTAGTAAGCAGCACATTAAAGCGAAAGTTTGAAAAGTATTCTAAAATACATTTAAGAAATGGCATGAGCGGTAAGGAAATTGCCGAAAAAATGCTGTCAGATAATGGTATTTACGATGTTGAGGTGATATCAACTCCTGGTCGTTTAACAGACCATTACAATCCAAAAAACAAAACTGTAAACTTAAGTGAAGCTGTTTATAACGAGCGTAATGCAGCAGCAGCAGCAGTTGCAGCACACGAATGTGGTCATGCCGTACAACATGCCAGAGCTTACGAGTGGTTAACCATGCGTTCTGCATTGGTGCCTATAGTAAGTGTTACTTCTGGAATGTCGCAGTGGGTTATTATTGGTGGTTTAATGCTTGGTGCTGCAGCCGGATTAGGCTTAGGTTATTGGGTAGCAGTAGCTGGTTTAGTTATGATGGGTTTTGCAACGTTATTTAGCTTTATAACCTTACCTGTAGAGTACGACGCAAGTAACCGCGCTTTGGCCTGGTTAAAAAGTAAAAACATGGTAACACCCGATGAATATAAAGGCTCTGAAGATGCGCTTAAATGGGCAGCCAGAACCTATTTAGTTGCAGCCATTGGTGCTTTGGCCAATTTAGTTTATTGGGGCTTTAGAGTGTTTGCTGGCGGAAGAGACTAA
- the ald gene encoding alanine dehydrogenase: MKIGIPIEIKNNENRVGMTPSGVFELTKRNHEVFVQKNAGFGSGFFDKDYVDAGATILDTIEEVYNIAEMIVKVKEPIEKEYSLIKPNQVVFTYFHFASSEPLTHAMIASKAVCIAYETVEDANGALPLLIPMSEVAGRMSIQQGAKYLEKPIKGRGVLLGGVPGVAPGKVLVLGAGVVGIQAAKMAASLGANVTVLDINLPQLRHVCNIMPPNVVTEFSSEYNIRKHIKDADLIIGGVLIKGAKAPKLITRDMLKEMRPGTVIVDVAVDQGGCFETTKATTHEDPTFIIDDVVHYCVANMPGAVPYTSTVALTNVTLPYVIKLANEGWEKACSESAPLAKGLNIVKGNIVYKEIAEAFDLEYSA, encoded by the coding sequence ATGAAAATTGGTATTCCTATTGAAATTAAAAATAATGAGAACAGAGTAGGGATGACTCCTTCTGGAGTATTCGAATTAACAAAAAGAAATCACGAAGTGTTTGTTCAAAAAAATGCTGGTTTTGGAAGTGGTTTTTTTGATAAAGATTATGTTGATGCTGGAGCAACTATTCTGGATACCATTGAAGAGGTTTACAACATTGCCGAAATGATTGTTAAGGTTAAAGAACCAATAGAAAAAGAATATAGTTTAATTAAACCAAATCAGGTTGTATTTACGTATTTCCACTTTGCATCAAGCGAGCCTTTAACCCATGCCATGATAGCTAGTAAAGCGGTTTGTATCGCTTACGAAACAGTTGAAGACGCCAATGGTGCTTTACCATTATTAATACCAATGTCTGAAGTTGCAGGTAGAATGTCTATTCAACAAGGGGCTAAATATTTAGAGAAACCAATTAAAGGACGTGGTGTTTTACTAGGCGGTGTTCCTGGTGTAGCTCCAGGTAAAGTTTTGGTATTAGGTGCAGGTGTTGTAGGTATTCAGGCAGCAAAAATGGCAGCTAGTTTAGGAGCGAATGTAACGGTTTTAGATATTAACTTACCACAATTACGTCACGTATGTAATATCATGCCTCCAAACGTTGTGACAGAATTTTCAAGTGAGTATAACATTAGAAAACATATTAAAGATGCCGATTTAATTATTGGTGGTGTATTAATTAAAGGTGCTAAAGCTCCTAAATTAATAACAAGAGATATGTTAAAAGAAATGCGTCCAGGAACTGTAATCGTTGATGTGGCAGTCGATCAAGGAGGTTGTTTTGAAACCACTAAAGCAACAACTCACGAAGATCCAACTTTTATTATTGATGATGTTGTACATTACTGTGTGGCTAATATGCCAGGTGCTGTACCTTACACTTCTACCGTTGCTTTAACAAACGTAACATTACCTTATGTTATTAAGTTAGCAAACGAAGGTTGGGAAAAAGCATGTAGCGAAAGTGCCCCATTAGCAAAAGGATTAAACATTGTTAAAGGAAACATCGTTTATAAAGAAATCGCAGAAGCTTTCGATTTAGAGTATTCAGCTTAA
- a CDS encoding leucine--tRNA ligase produces MIYDFNKIEAKWQKYWAVNQTFKAENHSEKPKYYVLDMFPYPSGAGLHVGHPLGYIASDIYARYKRHQGFNVLHPQGYDSFGLPAEQYAIQTGQHPAITTETNIATYRRQLDQIGFSFDWSREVRTSDPSYYKWTQWIFIQLFNSWYNNNNGKAEDISELINIFATEGNAHVNAVCDDDVEAFTAAEWAAFSSKKQQQILLQYRLTYLAETEVNWCPALGTVLANDEIVNGVSERGGHPVIRKKMTQWSMRISAYAERLLQGLETIDWTDSLKESQRNWIGKSVGAAVRFNLIGHDAVIDVFTTRPDTIFGVSFMTLAPEHDLVSQITTPEQKAEVEAYIEATAKRSERDRMADVKTISGAFTGAYAEHPFTKQPIPVWIGDYVLAGYGTGAVMSVPCGDQRDYDFAKHFNIEIPNIFEGVDISKEAFADKDKTIISNSDFLNGLSYKEATKKIISELEALGQGQGKTNYRLRDAVFSRQRYWGEPFPVYYIDGMPQMIDAKHLPIKLPEVEKYLPTETGEPPLGNATVWAWDTTKNEVVSNDLIDNKTVFPLELNTMPGWAGSSWYFNRYMDSQNDDAFASKESLEYWKDVDLYIGGSEHATGHLLYSRFWQKFLFDKGVVPVDEFAKKLINQGMILGTSAFVNLLRVIVEDDKGNATKETLLITDDLVVEFSDSKQISDDYHNNLLSEFNKVIKIEVQKYFALDENGGRQVESIKYNINDMMRIHADVSFVNASNELNFEAFKNWREEFAKVIPIEDGGKIIVSREVEKMSKSKYNVVNPDQICIDYGADSLRLYEMFLGPLEQYKPWNTAGITGVHGFLKKLWKLYVGENGLQVTNAEPTKDSLKTLHKTIKKVQEDIENFSFNTSVSTFMIAVNELTAQKCTSKTILEPLLVLISPYAPHIAEELWHQLGYNTSISTAPFPEFDASHLIESSKNYPISFNGKTRFTLEFPMDMSKDAIEKAVLEHEKTQEQLQGRTPKKVIVVPGKIVNIVG; encoded by the coding sequence ATGATATACGATTTCAATAAAATCGAAGCCAAATGGCAGAAATATTGGGCAGTAAACCAAACGTTTAAAGCCGAAAACCACAGCGAAAAACCAAAATATTATGTGTTAGATATGTTCCCTTACCCAAGTGGTGCTGGTTTACACGTAGGGCATCCGCTAGGTTATATTGCATCCGATATTTATGCACGTTATAAACGCCATCAAGGATTTAATGTACTGCATCCGCAGGGGTACGATAGTTTTGGATTGCCAGCCGAGCAGTATGCCATTCAAACAGGACAGCATCCTGCCATTACTACCGAAACCAATATTGCGACTTACCGCAGACAGTTAGATCAAATTGGATTTTCATTCGATTGGAGTCGTGAAGTTCGTACAAGTGACCCAAGTTATTACAAATGGACCCAATGGATTTTTATTCAGCTATTTAATTCTTGGTATAATAACAACAATGGTAAAGCTGAAGATATTTCAGAATTAATAAACATATTTGCTACAGAAGGAAATGCCCATGTAAATGCGGTATGCGATGATGATGTAGAGGCGTTTACAGCCGCAGAATGGGCTGCTTTTTCAAGCAAAAAACAACAACAAATATTACTACAATACCGATTAACGTATTTAGCCGAAACAGAAGTTAACTGGTGTCCTGCTTTAGGAACCGTTTTAGCAAACGATGAAATTGTTAATGGTGTTTCAGAACGTGGTGGTCATCCTGTAATTCGTAAAAAAATGACCCAATGGAGTATGCGTATTTCGGCTTATGCCGAACGTTTATTACAAGGGTTGGAAACCATCGATTGGACCGATTCTTTAAAGGAAAGTCAGCGTAACTGGATAGGAAAGTCGGTAGGGGCTGCAGTACGTTTTAATCTTATTGGTCACGATGCGGTTATTGATGTTTTTACAACCAGACCCGATACAATTTTTGGAGTGTCGTTCATGACATTGGCGCCAGAGCACGATTTAGTTTCTCAAATAACAACACCAGAACAAAAAGCCGAGGTAGAAGCATACATTGAAGCGACTGCAAAACGAAGCGAACGCGACCGTATGGCCGATGTTAAAACCATTTCGGGTGCCTTTACAGGAGCCTATGCCGAGCATCCTTTTACAAAACAACCTATTCCGGTTTGGATAGGCGATTACGTTTTAGCAGGCTATGGTACAGGGGCTGTTATGTCGGTGCCTTGTGGCGACCAACGTGATTACGATTTTGCGAAGCATTTTAATATTGAAATCCCTAATATTTTTGAAGGCGTCGATATTTCTAAAGAAGCTTTCGCCGATAAAGACAAAACGATTATTTCGAATTCCGATTTTCTAAACGGACTTTCATACAAAGAAGCCACCAAGAAAATAATTTCAGAATTAGAAGCATTAGGACAAGGACAAGGAAAAACCAATTACCGTTTGCGTGATGCGGTATTTAGTCGCCAACGTTATTGGGGTGAGCCTTTTCCAGTGTATTATATAGATGGAATGCCACAAATGATTGATGCAAAACATTTACCAATAAAATTACCAGAGGTTGAAAAATATTTACCAACCGAAACAGGCGAGCCACCATTAGGGAATGCCACCGTTTGGGCTTGGGACACCACTAAAAATGAAGTGGTTTCAAACGATTTAATTGATAACAAAACCGTTTTTCCTTTAGAATTAAACACCATGCCAGGTTGGGCAGGTAGTTCGTGGTATTTTAATCGTTATATGGATTCTCAAAACGATGATGCATTTGCGAGTAAAGAATCTTTAGAGTACTGGAAAGATGTCGATTTATACATAGGCGGTAGCGAGCATGCTACTGGGCATTTGTTATATTCTCGTTTTTGGCAAAAATTCTTATTCGATAAAGGTGTTGTACCCGTCGATGAGTTTGCAAAAAAACTTATAAACCAAGGTATGATTTTGGGGACGAGTGCTTTTGTTAATTTGTTAAGAGTTATAGTTGAAGACGATAAAGGAAATGCGACTAAAGAAACTCTTTTGATAACTGATGATTTAGTAGTTGAATTTTCAGATTCCAAGCAAATTTCAGATGATTACCACAATAATCTTTTATCAGAATTTAACAAGGTAATTAAAATAGAAGTTCAAAAATATTTTGCATTGGATGAAAATGGCGGAAGACAAGTAGAATCAATCAAATATAATATTAATGATATGATGAGGATTCATGCTGATGTATCATTTGTTAATGCTTCTAATGAATTAAATTTTGAAGCTTTTAAAAATTGGAGAGAAGAATTTGCTAAAGTTATTCCTATTGAAGATGGTGGAAAAATTATAGTTTCTCGCGAAGTCGAAAAAATGTCGAAATCCAAATACAACGTAGTCAATCCAGATCAAATTTGTATCGACTACGGTGCCGATAGTTTACGACTTTACGAAATGTTTTTAGGGCCATTAGAGCAATATAAACCTTGGAATACCGCAGGTATTACTGGTGTGCACGGCTTTCTTAAAAAACTATGGAAATTATATGTTGGTGAAAATGGCTTGCAAGTTACCAATGCAGAACCAACAAAAGATAGTTTAAAAACGCTTCATAAAACCATAAAAAAGGTACAGGAAGATATCGAGAATTTCTCGTTTAATACTTCGGTTTCAACATTTATGATTGCTGTTAACGAATTAACGGCTCAAAAGTGTACTTCAAAAACTATTTTAGAGCCTTTATTGGTGTTAATTTCACCTTATGCTCCACATATTGCAGAAGAATTGTGGCATCAGTTGGGCTATAATACGTCTATTTCAACAGCGCCATTCCCAGAGTTTGATGCGAGTCATTTAATAGAAAGTAGCAAAAATTATCCTATTTCGTTTAACGGGAAAACCCGATTTACGCTAGAATTTCCAATGGATATGAGTAAAGATGCTATTGAAAAAGCCGTGTTAGAACACGAAAAAACCCAAGAACAATTACAAGGGCGTACCCCTAAAAAAGTTATTGTTGTTCCTGGTAAAATTGTAAATATAGTAGGTTAA
- a CDS encoding DMT family transporter, whose product MQNSTKAHLALLGANIIYGANYIIAKGVMPEKINPTAVVVIRLACCTLLFWLIKLLFVKEAIKRRDVLRLALCGLLGAAANQLLFFHGINLTSPIDASIIMTITPVIVLIFSFIILKERITKNKIIGITIGGIGAITLILYGNSANGTSSLLGNLLVFLNASSYGLYLVVAKTLMKKYNPITVISWVFLFGFIYVLPFGFTDLVNTNFEAFTLNTYLVIGYIVLFTTFLAYLFNLFALGYLSPSVNSSYIYLQPAVSFIMVSIFAYVLMNNQYSQDIGIVKILSCLLVILGVYITSKSEKATT is encoded by the coding sequence ATGCAAAATTCAACCAAAGCACATTTAGCTTTATTAGGCGCTAACATCATTTACGGGGCAAATTATATCATTGCTAAAGGTGTTATGCCCGAAAAAATTAATCCTACGGCCGTTGTAGTTATTAGATTAGCATGTTGTACCCTGTTGTTTTGGCTCATAAAATTATTGTTTGTTAAAGAAGCCATTAAGAGAAGAGATGTGTTACGATTGGCGCTGTGTGGACTTTTAGGTGCTGCTGCAAACCAACTGCTGTTTTTTCACGGTATTAATTTAACATCGCCCATCGATGCGTCTATTATAATGACAATTACACCGGTTATTGTATTAATTTTTAGTTTTATAATTCTTAAAGAACGCATTACAAAAAACAAAATAATAGGTATAACCATTGGTGGCATTGGAGCCATAACCCTTATTTTATATGGAAATTCGGCCAACGGCACAAGTTCTTTACTAGGCAACTTACTCGTTTTTTTAAATGCTTCCAGTTACGGACTTTACCTCGTGGTTGCTAAAACTTTAATGAAAAAATACAACCCCATTACCGTAATTAGCTGGGTGTTTTTATTCGGGTTTATCTATGTTTTACCTTTCGGGTTTACCGATTTAGTTAACACAAACTTCGAAGCCTTTACCCTAAACACCTATTTAGTTATTGGTTATATTGTTTTGTTTACCACCTTTTTGGCCTACCTCTTCAATTTATTTGCATTAGGTTATTTATCGCCGTCTGTAAACAGCAGTTACATTTATTTACAACCCGCGGTAAGTTTTATTATGGTAAGTATTTTTGCCTATGTTTTAATGAATAACCAATACTCGCAAGACATTGGTATTGTAAAAATATTAAGCTGTTTATTAGTTATTTTGGGAGTTTATATTACCAGCAAATCAGAAAAAGCAACAACTTAA
- a CDS encoding cell division protein FtsX — translation MSSSFEQHQKRRLISSYFSVVLSIGLVLFLLGLLGMLVLNAKKVSDHFKEQVVVTIYLKDTAKEVEIKQLEKSLAMAEYVKSTEYVSKEQAAEFMKAENGEDFMDFVGYNPLQNSIDVHLKADFVTSEHLEKISSEASSKNFVEEVTYDNDLVNLMNENVKKISFWVLLISGIFTLIAVLLINSSIRLAVYSKRFTIKTMQMVGATKQFIRRPFVWKSVRLGIIGAILALIGMAIVLYYINKSFPELGLLNTPILVVGLFVFVFALGIIITWISTHIATQRFLNLKTDALYY, via the coding sequence ATGAGCTCATCTTTTGAACAACACCAAAAACGCCGACTTATTTCTTCATACTTTTCAGTGGTATTAAGTATTGGTTTAGTATTATTTTTATTGGGCTTATTGGGCATGCTTGTTTTAAATGCCAAAAAAGTTTCAGACCACTTTAAAGAACAAGTTGTAGTAACCATTTACTTAAAAGATACGGCCAAAGAAGTTGAAATTAAACAACTCGAAAAAAGTCTGGCCATGGCCGAATATGTAAAGTCTACCGAATATGTTTCTAAAGAACAAGCAGCAGAATTCATGAAAGCCGAAAACGGCGAAGATTTCATGGATTTCGTAGGTTACAATCCGTTGCAAAATTCTATCGATGTGCATTTAAAAGCCGATTTCGTAACGTCTGAACATCTTGAAAAAATTTCGTCCGAAGCCAGCTCCAAGAATTTCGTAGAAGAAGTAACTTACGATAACGATTTGGTAAATTTAATGAACGAAAACGTTAAAAAAATTAGTTTTTGGGTGCTTCTCATAAGTGGCATTTTCACTCTCATCGCCGTTTTATTAATAAACAGCTCCATACGTTTAGCCGTTTACTCCAAACGATTTACCATAAAAACCATGCAAATGGTGGGAGCTACCAAACAATTTATACGTCGTCCATTCGTTTGGAAAAGCGTTCGCCTTGGTATTATTGGCGCCATTTTAGCCTTAATAGGAATGGCCATTGTGTTGTATTACATCAATAAATCATTCCCAGAATTAGGCCTATTAAACACCCCTATTTTAGTTGTGGGTCTCTTTGTTTTTGTTTTCGCATTAGGCATTATTATTACCTGGATTAGCACACACATAGCAACCCAACGTTTTTTAAACCTAAAAACAGACGCACTTTATTATTAA
- a CDS encoding DUF3098 domain-containing protein, which produces MGEKKQKEAAKSVFVFGKKNYKFMFIGLAIIALGFILMSGGGSDDPNVFNPEIFNFRRIRLAPMLILVGLGIQVYAILLNPDKK; this is translated from the coding sequence ATGGGAGAAAAAAAACAAAAAGAAGCCGCAAAAAGCGTTTTTGTATTTGGTAAAAAAAACTATAAATTCATGTTTATAGGATTAGCAATAATAGCATTAGGATTTATATTAATGTCTGGCGGTGGTAGCGACGATCCCAATGTTTTTAACCCAGAAATTTTTAATTTCAGACGCATTCGCTTAGCACCCATGTTAATTCTTGTAGGCTTAGGCATTCAAGTATATGCTATTTTATTGAATCCAGACAAAAAATAA
- a CDS encoding undecaprenyl-diphosphate phosphatase → MNTIEAIILAIIEGLTEYLPVSSTGHMIIASSFMKIASDDFTKLFTIVIQLGAILSVVVLYWKRFFQSLDFYFKLLVAFIPAVILGLLLNDIIDELLESPVTVAISLIIGGFILLKVDDWFKANEIYDEQNPEAHTKISYATALKIGFFQCLAMIPGTSRSGASIVGGMTQKLNRKTAAEFSFFLAVPTMFGATAKKLYDYYKAGFQLSSDQINYLIIGNIIAFVVALIAIKSFIDYLSKKGFKIFGYYRIVLGIVLLIIHFFIYRLTTV, encoded by the coding sequence ATGAATACCATTGAAGCTATCATCCTTGCCATAATAGAAGGCCTCACAGAATATTTACCCGTTTCCTCAACAGGACATATGATTATCGCTTCGTCGTTCATGAAAATTGCTAGCGACGATTTTACAAAACTTTTCACCATCGTTATTCAACTGGGCGCTATCCTCTCGGTTGTTGTACTCTACTGGAAACGTTTTTTTCAAAGTTTAGATTTCTATTTTAAACTATTAGTCGCCTTTATACCTGCCGTTATTTTAGGCTTACTTTTAAACGATATTATAGATGAGTTATTAGAAAGCCCAGTAACAGTTGCTATATCTCTAATAATAGGTGGTTTTATTTTATTAAAAGTAGACGATTGGTTTAAAGCCAACGAAATTTACGACGAACAAAACCCAGAGGCGCATACCAAAATAAGTTATGCCACAGCCTTAAAAATTGGCTTTTTTCAGTGTTTAGCCATGATTCCTGGTACCTCTAGAAGTGGCGCCAGCATTGTTGGTGGTATGACACAAAAATTAAACCGTAAAACAGCCGCCGAATTTTCATTTTTCTTAGCCGTCCCAACCATGTTTGGAGCCACCGCTAAAAAATTATACGATTATTACAAAGCCGGATTTCAGCTTAGCAGCGACCAAATTAACTACCTCATTATTGGTAATATTATTGCCTTTGTCGTGGCGCTCATTGCTATAAAATCGTTTATAGATTATTTAAGCAAAAAAGGCTTTAAAATATTTGGCTACTACCGCATCGTACTAGGGATTGTTTTATTAATAATTCACTTTTTCATTTATCGCTTAACAACTGTGTAA
- the truB gene encoding tRNA pseudouridine(55) synthase TruB has protein sequence MLTAEDYLAGQVLLIDKPLHWTSFQAVNKIRWEIRQALHIKKIKVGHAGTLDPLASGLLVICTGKMTKEIDTFQGQVKEYTGTIVLGSTTPSYDLETEINETFPTTHITEALIKETTKQFIGDIEQFPPVFSALKKDGKRLYEFARAGESVDIKSRTVNVSEFEITNVSGLQVDFRVVCSKGTYIRSLANDFGKALQSGGHLSALRRTKIGDFHVTHAVTIEDFISSLNNQNG, from the coding sequence ATGCTTACTGCCGAAGATTATCTTGCTGGACAAGTACTTTTAATAGACAAACCTCTGCATTGGACCTCCTTTCAGGCTGTAAATAAAATACGTTGGGAAATTCGACAAGCCTTACATATTAAAAAAATAAAAGTTGGTCATGCGGGTACTCTAGACCCTTTAGCATCTGGTTTATTAGTTATTTGTACAGGTAAAATGACTAAAGAAATAGACACCTTTCAAGGTCAAGTTAAAGAGTACACAGGAACCATAGTTTTAGGTAGCACCACACCGTCCTACGATTTGGAAACCGAAATAAACGAAACCTTTCCAACAACACATATTACAGAGGCATTAATTAAAGAAACTACCAAACAATTTATTGGTGATATCGAACAGTTTCCACCTGTTTTTTCTGCATTAAAAAAAGATGGTAAACGTTTATACGAATTTGCAAGAGCTGGCGAATCGGTCGATATTAAATCAAGAACCGTAAATGTTTCAGAATTTGAAATCACTAATGTTTCTGGCTTACAGGTAGACTTTAGAGTGGTTTGTAGCAAGGGAACTTACATACGTTCTTTAGCTAACGATTTTGGTAAAGCGTTGCAATCGGGCGGGCATTTATCTGCTTTAAGACGAACTAAAATTGGCGATTTCCATGTTACCCATGCCGTTACAATTGAAGATTTTATTAGTAGCCTTAACAACCAAAACGGGTAA